The DNA segment ACAGGAGGTTCACGCCGTCCTGGGTGAGGCCCTCGGGCATCACCGGGAGGGTGAAGGAGACGTCCAGGCCGGGGTGCTGGGCCTGGAGCTCGGCGATGGCCTGGGAGCGGCGGGTGTTGGCCGCGGTGTTGGGCAGTGCGCCGCCCTCGACGTCGAAGTCGACCTTGGTCAGCTTGAAGGCGTCGACCGCCTTGCCGTAGGCCGCCGCGAGCGCGTCCGCGGAGGAGCAGGCGGTGGCCAGCTCGGAGCCGGAGGCTCCGCCGAAGGAGACCCGCACGTCACCGCCCTTGGCGCGCAGGGCGCCTATCTGCGCGGCCACGCCGTCGCTGGTCAGGTCGGTCACGCCGCCCCACTTGGGGGTGCAGCCGCCGCCGTCGGTGACGAAGGCGAGGTTGAAGTTCTTCACGCCGGTGGCGTCGGCGGCGCCGAGGAGGTCGAAGGCCGGGTAGAGGGAGGTGTCGACGTAGGGGGCGAAGCCGGCGGAGGCGGTGGTGCCGCTCCCGGCGCCGCTGCCGCTGTCCGTGCCGGTGCTCGCGGTGGGCGCGGGGGGCGCGCTCTGCGTGGGGGCGGGTTCCGGGGCCGTGGTCGGGCGGCCGCTCGGCTCGGGAGTGGCTCCGCCCTCCGCCGAGCACCGCTGGTCGTCGACGCGGCAGCCGGTGGGGTCGCCGCTGCCGTCGACCACGAAGCCGAGGGTGACCGACTTGCCCGGGGCCAGACCGTCCGTGTCCCACTTGGCGGGGCGCACGGTGACGTGCCGGCCGCTGACGTCGGCCTCACCGTTCCAGAGCGAGCCGAGCCTGGCGCCCTCGGGCAGGTCGAACTCCAGCGACCAGGTCTTCTCCGTCTGGGTGCTGTTGTTGGTGACGACGTACTGCGCTGTGTAGCCCGTCTGCCAGTCACTGGTCTTCGTGTACGCGGCGTTCACCCCGGCCGCGTTCGCGGTACCGGCCAGCAGGACCGCGCCACCGCCGACCACGGCCGCGGCGACCGCGCCACCGATCGCCTTGTTCCTGCCACTGATCCTGCGCCGGTGCGTGCTCATGCGCGTGCCTGCCTTCGCTGTCCACGGGGGGTGGGGTGTGGCAGCACGCTAGCGAGGCCGATTCGGACAAATGACCTAGGGGACGGAGTCGTCGGAGTTCTTAGGGTGCGCTTAAGGATGGGATCGGGGACGGTTAAAAGCCGAGACCGGTTTCTCTGGATTCTCCCGTTCTCCCGGCTCCCCTGGAGTCCCTGGCTCCCCCGGATTCCCGAGCTCCCCCAGCTCCCCCGGATTCCCCCGTTCCCTCGGCTTCTCCGGCCTCTGCGGCTTCACCGATCTCCACGGTCTCCTCGACCGGTGCCGCCGGGCCGCGCCCCGCTGTCCGCGTCCCGTCGGGGCGCCGCCCAGCTGGAACCAGATCCGTACCTCGGTGCCGCCCAGCACCGAGGAGCCGATGCGGACGTCTCCGCCGGTGGACTCGGCGAGGCGGCGCACGATGTCCAGGCCGAGCCCCGTCGAGCCCGCACTGCCGGAACCGCGGCCGCGGGCCATCGCAGCCCGGGGGTCGGATATGCCGGGGCCCGCGTCCGAGACCAGGACGATCACGGCCTCCTCGCTGTTGTGCACGTCGACCGCGAACGCGGTGCCCTCGGCGGTGTGCCGGAAGACGTTGCCCAGCAGCGCGTCCAGGGCGGCGGCCAGGTCGGCGCGGGCCACGGGTATGCGCACCGGACGCTCCACCCCGGCCACCCGCCACTTACGGCGCTCGTCCTCGGCGAGTGCCGACCAGAACTCCATGCGCTCGCGGACCACTTCGGCCGCGTCGCAGCCGGCCGCCGGCCCGGCCGCGCCGGTCTGCGGCTTGGCCTCCCGGGCCGTACGGATGATGGTGTCGACCTCGCGCTCCAGCTGGGCGACGGCGGCCCGGGTCTGTTCGGCGGCCGGACCCGCGCCCAGGGAGGCTGTGTTCAGCCGGAGCACGGTGAGCGGGGTACGCAGCCGGTGCGAGAGGTCCGCCGCCAGTTCGCGCTCGTTGGCGAGGAGCTGGACGACCTGGTCGGCCATGGAGTTGAAGGCGACGGCTGCGAGCCTGAGTTCGGTCGGCCCGTCCTCGGGGACGCGGGAGCCGAGCTTGCCCTCGCCCAGTTCGTGCGCCCCCTCGACCAGCCGCCGCGCGGGCCGCACCATGCGCACCCCGAGCCGGTCGGCGACCGCGACCGAGCCGACGACCAGCGCCAGGCCGACGCCGCCGAGCACCGCCCACGCCGTGCCGACGCCGTTGCTCATCTCCGACTCGGGCACGTACACCTCGACGACCGCGATCGCGCCGGAGCCGAGGGCGACCGGCTGGAGCAGGGCGGAACCGCCGGTGACGGACGCGGTGGAGGCCCGGCCCATGTTCCGTACCGCCTGGATGTCCCGGCCGGTGGCGCGCTGCCGCCCCAGGTCGAGCGCCGCGTGCCCGGCCTCTGCGGGCAGGTGCACGGCCATCCCGGAGGCGGGTCCCTCGGCATCGGCACCGGGGCCGGGGCCGGGGCCGGGGCCGGGGCCGGGGCCCGCGCCCGCGCCCGCGCCCGCGCCCGCGGAGGCCACCACCTTTTCCAGCTCGTCCCGGTCGGTGGTGATGGACAGCGCCGGGGCGACGGCGGCGGCCTCGCGCTCGGCGTTGGAGAAGGCGCGGTCGCGGGCCATCTCCTGGACGACCAGGCCGAGCGGGACGGCGAAGGCGACCGCCACCATCGTGGTGACCGCCAGGCACACCTTGACCAGAGCCCATCTCATCGCGTCGGCTCCCCCGCCGCGGGTGGCTCCAGCTTCACCCCGACACCGCGCAGGGTGTGCACATAGCGCGGCCGGGCCGCGGTCTCCCCCAGTTTCCGGCGCAGCCAGGACAGATGGACGTCGATGGTCTGGTCGTCGCCGTAGGACTGCTGCCAGACCTCGGCGAGCAGTTCCCTGCGCGGGACGACGACGCCGGGGCGGCCGGCGAGGTAGGCGAGGAGGTCGAACTCGCGACGCGTCAGATCCAGCCGTCTGCCGTCCAGTTCGGCCTGGCGGCGCGTCGGGTCGACGCTGAGGCCGCCGACGCGGAGCACCGGCGAGGGCGGTGCCTCCCCGCCGCCGGGGCGGGCCCGGCGCAGCACGGCGGCGATGCGGGCGGACAGGTGCTCGACCGAGAACGGCTTGGTGAGGTAGTCGTCCGCCCCGGCGTTGAGCAGCCGGACGATCTCCGTCTCGTCGTCCCGGGCGGTGGCGATGATGACCGGCACGTCGGTGACGCCGCGCAGCATCTTCAGCGCCTCGGAGCCGTCCAGGTCGGGCAGTCCGAGGTCCAGGATGACCACGTCGAAGCGGAGATGGGCGACCTCGCGCAGCGCCTCCAGCGCCGTACCGACACTGCGCACGGCGTGCGAGGCCTCGGTCAGATGCCGGATGAGTGCCGAGCGTACGAACTGGTCGTCCTCGACCACGAGAACACGTGCCATGCGCCGCACCGTACGCCATACGGACCGCCCCGGTGCGGGCCTGTGGACAACTCTCTGTGGATAACTCCGGTCCCCTGCGCGGGTTGTGACGGGTGGGGCAGGATGGCCCGCGATGCGCAGAGGACTCGTACACGTACTGGCGTGGCTGCTCTCGACGGGAGCGGCGGTCACGCTGTCCTGGTGGGGCGTGCACACGGTGATGGCGGGGACGGCGTACGACCCGCCGCGCGCCCTGCCGATCACGGCGGCCGACGCGACCCGGCAGGCGGCGAAGGCACCGCCGCCCCCGGTCACCACGCGCCCGGCCCCGTCGCCGAAGAGGCCGCGGACGAGCCCGTCGGCCGACGCCCCGGCACCCGCGCCCTCCACGACGACGGCCGCGGGTTCCGGCACGTCCCCCGCACCCGCGGCCCCCGCCTCCTCCGCCGCCACCGGCCAGGTCAAGGCCTACGACACCGGCGGCGGGAGGGCGGTCTTCGATCTGGGCCCCGCCGACGCGACGCTCGTCTCGGCGACCCCGGGGACCGGCTGGTCGATGCAGGTGTGGAAGACGTCGACGTGGATCCGGGTGGAGTTCAGCAGGAGCACGGACCGGGTGACGGTGTTCTGCGCCTGGAACGACGGGCCGCCGACCGTCCAGGTGATCAACTACTGACGCCCGCACGGGCCCGGACCGCCGGGGCGGGTTCGACGGTCGTGTCCGACGGCCATGTCCGACAGCTGTGTCCGACAGCCCTGTCCGCTCAGGCTGTTGACGACAGGGCCCAGGGGGTGTCTCTTCGGTCTTCTCGGTCCTCGTGGATCAGGCCGCGGCGTCCGGTGCGGTGCCTCGGCGTGCGGCCGGATCGTCCTCGTACTGGGCGTACGTGGGCGATTCAGCCGTACGGCGAGGTGCCGTGCCGGGCGTCGCGGACCCACGAAGATCGGGGAGACACCCCCTAGCGGAACACCGAGGGCGGTGGGGCCGGTGAGGCCACTGCCGCCGCGTCCGTGACGGGGGTGGCGCCTCCCGTGAAGTCGGTGAGCGGGCGGCCGTGTTCGACCCGGCCGGGGTGTGGGTCGGAGGCGGCTCGGCGGGTGAGTTCGGCGAGCGGAAGGGGGGCGTCGGAGGCGACCAGGATGGCGTTGCCGAAGCGCTTGCCGCGCAGGACCGCCGCGTCGGCGATCAGCGCGAGTTCCGCGAACCGGGCTGCGGCGGTGGCGATCTGGCCGCGCAGGTGGGCGAGCGGCGGGCCGTCGGCGAGGTTCGCGACGTAGACACCGGACGGCTTCAGGGCCCGGCGGACCTCGTCCAGGAACTCGGTCGAGGTGAGGTGGGCGGGGGTCCGGGCACCGCTGAAGACATCGGCGACGACCAGGTCGGACCAGCCGTCGGGCGTCTTGGCCAGCCCTTCCCGGGCGTCGGCCGAGCGCACCCGTATCCGGGCGGTGGGGTCCAGCGGAAGCTCACGGCGGACGAGTTGGACGAGGGCCGCGTCCCGCTCGACGACCTGCTGGGTGGAGCGGGGGCGGGTCACGGCGACGTACCGGGCCAGGGTGAGGGCGCCGCCGCCGAGGTGCACGGCGTGCACGGGCTTGCCGGACGGGGCGGCGAGGTCGATGACGTGGCCGATGCGGCGCTGGTACTCGAAGGAGAGGTGGGCCGGGTCGTCCAGGTCCACGTGCGACTGGGGCGCGCCGTCGATCAGCAGCGTCCAGGCCCGGGAGCGGTCGGGGTCGGGTATGAGCTGCGCGAGCCCGCCGTCGACCGCTTCCACCACGGCCTCGACGGCGGCCGACCCTCGCCGGTTGTTCCTGGACCTGCCCATCGGACCATTCTCGCAGGCGCCACGGACCCGCGCCGTACGGCGACCGGAGGCCGAAATCCGGAGGTCTGCGGCCGGGAAGCGGGAGGTCTGCGGCCGGGAAGCCGGAGGTCTGAGGCCGAGAAGCCGGAGGTCTGCGGCCTGGCAGGCGGAGGGCGGCTCAGCGGCAGCTGTCCGCCGCCTCGATCATCCGGGCCGCCTCCCCG comes from the Streptomyces sp. NBC_00820 genome and includes:
- a CDS encoding response regulator transcription factor, with amino-acid sequence MARVLVVEDDQFVRSALIRHLTEASHAVRSVGTALEALREVAHLRFDVVILDLGLPDLDGSEALKMLRGVTDVPVIIATARDDETEIVRLLNAGADDYLTKPFSVEHLSARIAAVLRRARPGGGEAPPSPVLRVGGLSVDPTRRQAELDGRRLDLTRREFDLLAYLAGRPGVVVPRRELLAEVWQQSYGDDQTIDVHLSWLRRKLGETAARPRYVHTLRGVGVKLEPPAAGEPTR
- a CDS encoding glycoside hydrolase family 18 protein, with product MSTHRRRISGRNKAIGGAVAAAVVGGGAVLLAGTANAAGVNAAYTKTSDWQTGYTAQYVVTNNSTQTEKTWSLEFDLPEGARLGSLWNGEADVSGRHVTVRPAKWDTDGLAPGKSVTLGFVVDGSGDPTGCRVDDQRCSAEGGATPEPSGRPTTAPEPAPTQSAPPAPTASTGTDSGSGAGSGTTASAGFAPYVDTSLYPAFDLLGAADATGVKNFNLAFVTDGGGCTPKWGGVTDLTSDGVAAQIGALRAKGGDVRVSFGGASGSELATACSSADALAAAYGKAVDAFKLTKVDFDVEGGALPNTAANTRRSQAIAELQAQHPGLDVSFTLPVMPEGLTQDGVNLLSDAKSNGVKIDAVNIMAMDYGPAFSGDMGDYAVQAATATQAQVKGVLGRSDADAWKTVAVTPMIGVNDVSTEVFTTDDATQLVNFAKSKGLGALSMWSAARDKQCAGGPKPSADPVCSSVAQDAFAFSKAFAAYK
- a CDS encoding spermidine synthase, whose protein sequence is MGRSRNNRRGSAAVEAVVEAVDGGLAQLIPDPDRSRAWTLLIDGAPQSHVDLDDPAHLSFEYQRRIGHVIDLAAPSGKPVHAVHLGGGALTLARYVAVTRPRSTQQVVERDAALVQLVRRELPLDPTARIRVRSADAREGLAKTPDGWSDLVVADVFSGARTPAHLTSTEFLDEVRRALKPSGVYVANLADGPPLAHLRGQIATAAARFAELALIADAAVLRGKRFGNAILVASDAPLPLAELTRRAASDPHPGRVEHGRPLTDFTGGATPVTDAAAVASPAPPPSVFR